The following coding sequences are from one Geothrix sp. window:
- the purN gene encoding phosphoribosylglycinamide formyltransferase, which produces MKRLALFISGAGGNALNLLRACREGRVAGLPVLGLASTAKAGGLALLEAEGLGTVVVVRKDFGSDEAFSEACYQAAEAAGAEVICLCGWLKKLTVPTRWAGRILNIHPGLLPQYGGPGMYGMHVHRAVIDAGEAESGATVHLVDDEYDRGRILDQLRVPVLAGDTPEDLQKRVYAAEMELFPRALAAYLSERA; this is translated from the coding sequence GTGAAGCGGCTCGCCCTCTTCATCTCCGGCGCCGGCGGCAACGCCCTGAACCTGCTCAGGGCCTGCCGGGAGGGCCGGGTGGCCGGCCTGCCGGTGTTGGGGTTGGCCTCCACGGCCAAGGCCGGCGGTCTCGCGCTGCTGGAGGCTGAAGGGTTGGGTACGGTGGTGGTGGTCCGCAAGGACTTCGGGTCGGACGAGGCCTTTTCGGAGGCCTGCTACCAGGCGGCGGAGGCAGCCGGGGCCGAGGTCATCTGCCTCTGTGGGTGGCTCAAGAAACTGACGGTTCCGACGCGCTGGGCGGGTCGCATCCTCAACATCCATCCGGGCCTCCTGCCCCAGTACGGGGGGCCGGGCATGTACGGCATGCACGTCCACCGCGCCGTCATTGATGCAGGAGAAGCCGAATCCGGCGCCACCGTGCACCTGGTGGATGACGAATACGACCGCGGGCGGATCCTCGACCAGCTGCGGGTTCCCGTCCTGGCTGGGGATACTCCCGAGGATCTCCAAAAGCGGGTCTATGCTGCCGAGATGGAGCTGTTCCCCAGGGCGCTGGCGGCATATCTTTCGGAACGGGCCTAA
- a CDS encoding NAD(P)H-hydrate dehydratase, translating into MIPLLTADEMRAAERQAIEGWGVPSLTLQEHAALGALALLPPGEPIHVLAGPGNNGGDALALARLARLQGRTVQVWAPSIWAEWRGDAAIQARLWKGLGGEVQTAADPAELMRTWRGWVVDGLFGLGTTRPLEGTTLTWVRALNASGLPVLALDLPSGLDPNTAELSGEAVRATRTACFGALKVCHGLLPARDLCGEISVVPIPLDRAPRAAMQLLERPALPAREWNAHKGSFGHVVIRAGSLGMSGAAVLAALGALRVGAGLVTVLSEPEVRAEIAAQVPEAMVRAWQGSVPAEADVLLVGPGGISQVPDWDGPLVVDASALKEGEGRRWMDRPGTAITPHPGEFARLFRLSRPLLMDERLAQARQVAAGRPGVLLLKGAQSVIAGGAREELWINPTGHPGMATGGSGDLLAGMVAGFRAQGLPMREAVAAAAWFHGAAGDRLPGAGLLPTDLAGLLPELLRA; encoded by the coding sequence GTGATTCCTCTACTTACCGCCGACGAGATGCGGGCTGCGGAACGCCAGGCCATTGAGGGCTGGGGCGTTCCGTCGCTGACCCTCCAGGAGCATGCCGCCCTCGGGGCCTTGGCCCTGCTGCCACCGGGTGAGCCCATCCATGTCCTGGCCGGCCCCGGCAACAACGGTGGGGATGCCCTGGCCTTGGCGCGCCTGGCTCGATTGCAGGGACGGACGGTCCAGGTCTGGGCACCCAGCATCTGGGCTGAATGGCGAGGGGATGCCGCGATCCAGGCCCGGTTGTGGAAGGGACTCGGCGGCGAGGTCCAGACCGCGGCAGATCCGGCCGAACTCATGAGGACCTGGCGCGGCTGGGTGGTCGATGGGCTCTTCGGCCTCGGCACCACGCGCCCCCTGGAGGGGACGACCTTGACCTGGGTGCGGGCCCTGAATGCCAGCGGTTTGCCGGTGCTCGCCCTGGACCTCCCTTCGGGACTGGATCCCAACACGGCCGAGCTCTCTGGCGAGGCCGTCCGCGCCACCCGGACCGCCTGCTTCGGGGCCCTCAAGGTCTGCCATGGGCTGCTCCCGGCGCGGGATCTTTGTGGGGAGATCTCGGTCGTCCCCATTCCCCTGGACCGGGCGCCCAGGGCGGCCATGCAGCTGCTCGAGCGCCCGGCGCTTCCGGCCCGCGAATGGAACGCCCACAAGGGCAGCTTCGGCCATGTGGTCATCCGGGCGGGCAGCCTCGGCATGAGCGGCGCTGCCGTGCTGGCGGCCCTGGGCGCCCTGCGGGTGGGGGCGGGCCTGGTGACGGTGCTTTCCGAACCGGAGGTCCGGGCTGAGATCGCGGCCCAGGTGCCCGAGGCCATGGTGCGGGCCTGGCAGGGATCGGTTCCCGCGGAGGCCGATGTCCTCCTGGTGGGCCCGGGCGGCATCAGCCAGGTGCCCGACTGGGATGGCCCGCTGGTGGTGGATGCCTCGGCCCTCAAGGAAGGCGAGGGGCGGCGGTGGATGGATCGTCCGGGCACGGCCATCACACCCCATCCGGGCGAGTTCGCCCGCCTCTTCCGCTTGTCCCGCCCCCTCCTGATGGATGAGCGCCTCGCGCAGGCCCGCCAAGTGGCGGCCGGGCGCCCCGGTGTCCTGCTCCTCAAGGGCGCCCAGAGCGTCATCGCCGGCGGCGCGCGGGAGGAGCTCTGGATCAATCCCACGGGCCACCCGGGCATGGCCACCGGTGGCAGCGGCGACCTGCTGGCCGGCATGGTGGCGGGCTTCCGGGCCCAGGGTCTGCCCATGCGCGAGGCGGTGGCCGCCGCGGCCTGGTTCCATGGTGCCGCCGGGGATCGCCTGCCCGGGGCCGGCCTGCTCCCCACGGATCTCGCGGGGCTCCTGCCGGAGCTCCTGCGTGCCTGA
- the tsaE gene encoding tRNA (adenosine(37)-N6)-threonylcarbamoyltransferase complex ATPase subunit type 1 TsaE has protein sequence MPELFLADEEATEALGEALARLTPPGGTWLLKGELGAGKTTWTRGFLRGLGGDPEEVASPTYAVLHRYGCAGGRLFHLDLFRTGPEGAWSLGLEESLGAEDRLVVEWAGGGGPWPTDWVARLELRAREAGRQADWTLPDEPAAR, from the coding sequence GTGCCTGAGCTGTTCCTGGCCGATGAAGAGGCCACCGAGGCCCTGGGCGAAGCCCTGGCCCGGCTGACGCCTCCCGGCGGCACTTGGCTTCTGAAGGGCGAGCTGGGCGCCGGCAAGACCACTTGGACCCGCGGCTTCCTGCGGGGGCTTGGCGGCGATCCAGAGGAAGTGGCCTCGCCCACCTATGCGGTCCTGCACCGCTACGGCTGTGCCGGAGGGCGCCTGTTCCACCTGGACCTCTTCCGCACGGGGCCCGAGGGCGCCTGGTCGCTGGGCCTCGAAGAGAGCCTCGGCGCCGAAGACCGGCTGGTGGTGGAGTGGGCCGGGGGAGGTGGGCCCTGGCCCACGGACTGGGTGGCCCGTCTGGAGCTCAGGGCGCGGGAAGCGGGACGGCAGGCCGATTGGACACTGCCTGACGAGCCGGCCGCGCGATGA
- a CDS encoding DNA recombination protein RmuC, with the protein MSLALVLSVLTFLLAAVAAWASLRRPTADPAPFDALRRHAEELASRDRTESHQALVSQLQPLVAELGGIRTAQAEKLAEGFRLLVTTTQEALKSSRDEQAAQLNQVQQQVEKRLAAIQTSTEERLEQMRRTVDEKLHEALEKRLGESFNLVAQRLEQVQKGLGEMQSLAQDVGGLKRALTNVKTRGVLGEAQLGALLEQFLSPGQYAANVKIRPRSPEIVEFAVKLPGAEEGGTVWLPIDAKFPLEDYQRLMEAYELGDLPAVEAAGRALEVRLLSQARDIRDKYIAPPNSTDFALLFLPFEGLYAEALRRPGLLERIQRECKVTFVGPTTLTAFLNSLQVGFKTLAISKQSGEVWKVLGQVKTEFGKFGESLASVQKKLDEASTKLGEVSKGKERMEKRLAGVEALPEVEVQGTLPGPYRGE; encoded by the coding sequence ATGAGCCTCGCCCTCGTCCTTTCCGTTCTCACCTTCCTCCTGGCTGCCGTGGCGGCCTGGGCCAGCCTGCGCCGGCCCACCGCGGATCCCGCCCCCTTTGACGCCCTGCGGCGCCATGCGGAGGAACTGGCCTCGCGGGATCGGACGGAATCCCACCAGGCTCTGGTGTCCCAGCTTCAGCCCCTGGTGGCTGAGCTGGGCGGGATCCGCACCGCCCAGGCCGAAAAGCTGGCCGAGGGCTTCCGGCTGCTCGTCACGACCACCCAGGAGGCCCTGAAGTCCTCCCGGGACGAGCAGGCCGCGCAGCTGAACCAGGTACAGCAGCAGGTGGAGAAGCGCCTGGCGGCCATCCAGACCTCGACGGAAGAACGCCTGGAGCAGATGCGGCGCACGGTGGACGAGAAGCTGCACGAGGCCCTGGAGAAGCGCCTGGGCGAGAGCTTCAACCTGGTGGCCCAGCGCCTCGAGCAGGTGCAGAAGGGACTGGGCGAGATGCAGTCCCTGGCCCAGGACGTGGGCGGTCTGAAGCGGGCGCTTACCAACGTGAAGACCCGCGGCGTGCTGGGCGAGGCCCAGCTCGGGGCGTTGCTGGAGCAGTTCCTTTCGCCCGGGCAGTACGCCGCCAACGTGAAGATCCGGCCCCGCTCGCCGGAGATCGTCGAGTTCGCCGTGAAGCTGCCGGGGGCCGAGGAGGGTGGCACGGTCTGGCTGCCCATCGACGCGAAGTTCCCCCTGGAGGACTACCAGCGGCTCATGGAGGCCTACGAACTGGGCGACCTCCCCGCCGTGGAGGCCGCCGGCCGGGCGTTGGAGGTCCGGCTGCTGTCCCAGGCCCGGGACATCCGCGACAAGTACATCGCCCCCCCCAACAGCACGGACTTCGCGCTGCTGTTCCTGCCCTTCGAAGGCCTCTATGCCGAGGCCCTGCGGCGGCCGGGCCTGCTGGAGCGGATCCAGCGGGAATGCAAGGTCACCTTCGTGGGCCCCACCACGCTGACGGCCTTCCTCAACAGCCTGCAGGTGGGCTTCAAGACCCTGGCCATCAGCAAGCAGAGCGGCGAGGTCTGGAAGGTGCTCGGGCAGGTGAAGACCGAATTCGGGAAATTCGGGGAGTCCCTGGCCTCGGTCCAGAAGAAGCTCGACGAGGCCAGCACCAAGCTGGGCGAAGTGTCCAAAGGCAAGGAACGCATGGAGAAGCGTCTGGCGGGGGTGGAGGCCCTGCCGGAAGTGGAGGTCCAGGGCACGCTGCCGGGCCCGTACCGGGGGGAATAA
- a CDS encoding HNH endonuclease — translation MLKGRERHGAGDVIAVDRNYVPMQEVSRRRALCAVVSGRAHVLNPATFERHGDLAGRLELIIFPHAQACSDSKLLLGRLERRVLRRDHFLCQYEGCAKKATTVDHVVPLCQGGSTTWQNLVGCCLTCNQTKGGRTPEQAGMVLKRQPKGPRAHLFERFEELLKRASAA, via the coding sequence ATGCTGAAGGGACGCGAACGCCACGGGGCCGGCGATGTCATCGCCGTGGACCGGAACTATGTCCCCATGCAGGAAGTCAGCCGCCGCCGGGCCCTCTGCGCGGTCGTTTCAGGGCGGGCCCATGTCCTGAACCCCGCCACCTTCGAGCGCCACGGCGACCTGGCGGGGCGGCTGGAGCTGATCATCTTCCCCCACGCCCAGGCCTGCAGCGATTCCAAGCTGCTGCTGGGGAGGCTGGAGCGCCGGGTCCTCCGCCGCGACCACTTCCTCTGCCAATACGAGGGTTGCGCGAAGAAGGCCACTACCGTGGACCACGTGGTCCCGCTCTGCCAGGGCGGCTCCACCACCTGGCAGAACCTGGTGGGCTGCTGCCTCACCTGCAATCAGACCAAGGGCGGGCGCACGCCGGAGCAGGCGGGCATGGTGCTGAAGCGCCAGCCCAAGGGGCCCAGGGCCCATCTCTTCGAGCGCTTCGAGGAACTCCTGAAGCGAGCCAGCGCCGCCTGA
- a CDS encoding anthranilate synthase component I family protein, with protein sequence MDLAPRYRQPLPLPGPWPACAQGLLQQGAAWLHTGDTGESLLGLPGPALVSRWDGRHWDTQLGETPWPGSPWEALATAVARQPFPWIGAATFELACDEAGLPRKPLEIGTLGQHWAPVAEALHVKDGEAELWSWADSPADPDHWRDRLAPAPDLGRASVDLVPLWTEAQHKAAVEQIQTCILDGGFYVANLCVPFKGRLSGDPVAQALMAFGRARPPFGALLDLRGIQLLSLSMERLLSRRGALLRSQPIKGSAPLTGDPGRDRAAAEALAADPKERAEHTMILDLVRNDLGRVAVAGSVQVVNPMAVETYPTVQHLVSTVEATARPDLGLAELLRAVLPGGSVTGAPKHAVCGHLAQAEAGARGFYCGAVGWISPKGDLDLALPIRTAQIQGEQLTYWTGGGITRRSDPAREWAELHLKTRAITG encoded by the coding sequence ATGGACCTCGCTCCCCGATACCGCCAGCCCCTCCCGCTTCCCGGCCCCTGGCCGGCCTGCGCCCAGGGGCTGCTCCAGCAGGGCGCCGCCTGGCTGCACACCGGTGATACCGGGGAAAGCCTCCTGGGCCTGCCCGGACCTGCCCTGGTTTCCCGCTGGGATGGCCGCCACTGGGATACCCAGCTCGGCGAAACGCCATGGCCCGGCTCGCCCTGGGAGGCCCTGGCCACCGCCGTGGCCCGCCAGCCATTTCCCTGGATCGGCGCCGCCACCTTCGAACTGGCCTGTGACGAGGCGGGGCTTCCCCGGAAGCCCTTGGAGATTGGTACCCTCGGCCAGCACTGGGCCCCCGTGGCGGAAGCCCTGCACGTGAAGGACGGCGAGGCGGAGCTCTGGTCCTGGGCCGATTCCCCCGCCGATCCCGATCACTGGAGGGATCGGCTGGCTCCGGCCCCTGACCTGGGCCGCGCATCCGTGGATCTGGTGCCGCTCTGGACCGAAGCACAGCACAAGGCGGCGGTGGAGCAGATCCAGACCTGCATCCTGGACGGAGGCTTCTATGTCGCGAATCTCTGCGTCCCCTTCAAGGGGCGGCTCTCCGGGGATCCCGTGGCCCAGGCGCTCATGGCATTCGGGCGGGCGCGACCACCCTTTGGCGCCCTCCTGGATCTCAGGGGAATCCAGCTGCTGAGCCTCAGCATGGAGCGCCTGCTGTCCCGCCGGGGGGCCCTGCTCCGCTCCCAGCCCATCAAGGGCAGTGCCCCGCTGACCGGGGATCCGGGGCGTGATCGCGCGGCGGCCGAAGCCCTCGCTGCCGATCCCAAGGAACGGGCGGAGCACACCATGATCCTGGATCTCGTACGCAACGACCTGGGACGGGTGGCCGTGGCGGGATCCGTCCAGGTGGTCAACCCCATGGCGGTGGAGACCTACCCCACGGTCCAGCACCTGGTCAGCACCGTGGAGGCCACCGCCCGGCCCGATCTGGGATTGGCTGAGCTCCTGCGGGCCGTGCTGCCCGGTGGAAGCGTCACCGGCGCCCCCAAACATGCCGTCTGCGGCCACCTGGCACAGGCCGAGGCGGGGGCCAGGGGGTTCTACTGCGGGGCGGTCGGCTGGATCTCCCCCAAAGGGGACCTGGACCTGGCCCTGCCCATCCGCACCGCCCAGATCCAGGGGGAACAGCTGACCTACTGGACGGGTGGCGGCATCACCCGGCGCAGCGATCCGGCCCGGGAATGGGCCGAGCTGCACCTGAAGACCCGGGCGATCACGGGCTGA
- a CDS encoding leucyl aminopeptidase — translation MPSVDISSQTGKDFAGDALIVPVFSGRERHRLPLAISKVARQVMDEEDFKADYLEVVPLHHPNGVKESRWMVLVGLGDEEKVTLNKIRKAVGTAGRFCLKKKWKKIGILSPSTSTIDHDAVQVAVTEGALLANYDFVSFKGGKPEAKQFSSIEIFTNGDDTRKARRKLPAVEAGVAACHRVRDLANTPAGDLYPEVFADMAVKLAKQHKLHCEVLDVPALEKGGFRSVLAVGQGSVRPPRVVKLEYKPKEKPKKHVVLVGKGVCFDSGGLSLKDASGMETMKDDMTGAAIVLATLVACAQLEVPVQVTGLLGLVENMPSGSSYKPGDVLRSRSGKTIEVLNTDAEGRLVLADLLHHAGELGADHVVDLATLTGAALIAMGDGVSAVMGTDQKLVDRLMDAGGSVGEYLWQLPLVEEYTDLLKSPLADLKNITGIRWGGTITAGLFLREFVGQASWAHVDLSGSWSGKERDYRTHGGSGEGPRFLLEWLMD, via the coding sequence ATGCCTTCAGTGGATATCAGCTCTCAGACTGGTAAGGATTTCGCCGGAGACGCCTTGATCGTTCCGGTGTTTTCCGGGCGTGAACGCCACCGTCTGCCGCTTGCCATCAGCAAGGTCGCCCGCCAGGTGATGGATGAAGAGGATTTCAAGGCGGACTATCTTGAAGTTGTGCCGCTCCACCACCCCAATGGCGTGAAGGAAAGCCGGTGGATGGTGCTGGTGGGCCTCGGCGATGAAGAGAAGGTGACGCTCAACAAGATCCGCAAGGCCGTGGGCACCGCCGGACGCTTCTGCCTCAAGAAGAAGTGGAAGAAGATCGGGATCCTCTCTCCCTCCACCTCCACCATCGACCATGACGCCGTGCAGGTGGCCGTGACTGAGGGCGCGCTGCTCGCGAATTATGATTTCGTTTCCTTCAAAGGCGGAAAGCCGGAAGCAAAACAGTTTTCCTCCATCGAGATCTTCACCAACGGCGACGATACCCGCAAGGCCCGGCGCAAGCTGCCCGCGGTCGAGGCCGGCGTGGCCGCCTGCCACCGCGTCCGCGACCTTGCCAACACGCCGGCCGGGGACCTCTACCCCGAAGTTTTCGCCGATATGGCCGTGAAGCTCGCGAAGCAGCACAAGCTCCACTGCGAGGTGCTGGATGTCCCGGCCCTCGAGAAGGGCGGCTTCCGGTCCGTGCTGGCCGTCGGCCAGGGCAGCGTCAGGCCGCCCCGGGTCGTCAAGCTGGAGTACAAGCCCAAGGAGAAGCCGAAGAAGCACGTGGTCCTCGTGGGCAAGGGTGTCTGCTTCGATTCCGGCGGCCTCTCCCTCAAGGATGCCTCGGGCATGGAGACCATGAAGGACGACATGACCGGCGCGGCCATCGTCCTGGCCACGCTGGTGGCCTGTGCCCAGCTGGAGGTGCCGGTCCAGGTCACGGGCCTGCTGGGGCTGGTGGAGAACATGCCCTCGGGTTCCAGCTACAAGCCCGGTGATGTGCTCCGCAGCCGCAGCGGCAAGACCATCGAGGTGCTCAACACGGACGCCGAGGGGCGCCTGGTGCTGGCCGACCTGCTCCACCACGCCGGTGAGCTGGGCGCGGACCACGTGGTGGACCTCGCCACGCTGACCGGCGCCGCCCTCATCGCCATGGGCGATGGGGTCTCCGCGGTGATGGGCACGGATCAGAAGCTGGTGGACCGCCTCATGGATGCGGGCGGCTCCGTCGGCGAGTATCTCTGGCAGCTGCCCCTGGTGGAGGAGTACACCGACCTGCTCAAGAGCCCCCTGGCCGACCTGAAGAACATCACGGGCATCCGCTGGGGCGGGACCATCACGGCTGGCCTGTTCCTGCGCGAGTTCGTGGGCCAGGCCTCCTGGGCCCACGTGGACCTGTCCGGCAGCTGGTCCGGCAAGGAACGGGATTACCGGACCCACGGGGGGAGTGGCGAAGGCCCCCGCTTCCTGCTCGAGTGGCTCATGGACTGA
- a CDS encoding HU family DNA-binding protein produces MEAMETLTKADLSRHLMERLELGKKDADLLVNTFLESIIESLKTGEGVELRGFGSFRLRDRRARQGRNPRSGESIQVPPKRVVYFKLGKELRSKLIDD; encoded by the coding sequence ATGGAAGCGATGGAGACCCTCACCAAGGCCGACCTCTCCCGACACTTGATGGAGCGGCTCGAACTGGGGAAGAAAGATGCCGATCTCCTGGTGAATACGTTCCTGGAGAGCATCATTGAATCCCTCAAGACCGGGGAAGGCGTTGAGTTGCGCGGCTTCGGCAGCTTCCGTCTGCGGGACCGCCGGGCCCGGCAGGGACGCAATCCGCGCAGCGGCGAGAGCATCCAGGTGCCGCCCAAGCGCGTGGTGTATTTCAAGCTGGGCAAGGAGCTGCGCAGCAAGCTCATCGACGACTGA
- a CDS encoding CsgG/HfaB family protein produces the protein MRLRKLILSLLAVFAIAAPVFAQKKMSKEEKAKLPRLAILDFKAAPDCWHGWRHGGWGNQMGTISNQLRDLFTTEIMDKANGKIRLIERERLQDIRSELNFQQSGEVDTATVQKIGKLLGVKYVMTGKVTRFAYKESGFSSGWGVGALVGKLTKDGTAGAVAGSVNIKKASFTGRLDIRLIEVETGEILFAKGDDGKVDDTSVKVAGTGAEVSYDEELVNKVFEPIVQRLAPKLIRATGQAHEEE, from the coding sequence ATGCGCCTTCGCAAGCTGATCCTCTCCCTCCTGGCCGTTTTCGCCATCGCCGCACCCGTCTTCGCCCAGAAGAAGATGTCCAAGGAGGAGAAGGCCAAGCTGCCCCGCCTGGCCATCCTCGACTTCAAGGCGGCCCCCGATTGTTGGCACGGCTGGCGCCACGGCGGCTGGGGCAACCAGATGGGCACCATCTCCAACCAGCTGCGGGATCTCTTCACCACCGAGATCATGGACAAGGCCAACGGGAAGATCCGGCTCATCGAGCGGGAGCGCCTCCAGGACATCCGGTCCGAGCTGAACTTCCAGCAGAGCGGTGAAGTGGATACCGCCACCGTGCAGAAGATCGGCAAGCTGCTGGGCGTGAAATACGTGATGACCGGCAAGGTCACCCGCTTCGCCTACAAGGAATCCGGCTTCAGCTCCGGCTGGGGCGTGGGCGCCCTGGTGGGCAAGCTCACCAAGGACGGTACGGCCGGTGCCGTGGCCGGCAGCGTGAACATCAAGAAGGCCTCCTTCACGGGCCGGCTCGACATCCGGCTCATCGAAGTGGAGACGGGCGAGATCCTGTTCGCCAAGGGGGATGACGGCAAGGTGGACGACACCAGCGTGAAGGTCGCCGGAACCGGCGCCGAGGTCTCCTACGACGAGGAGCTGGTGAACAAGGTCTTCGAGCCCATCGTCCAGCGCCTCGCCCCCAAGCTGATCCGCGCCACGGGCCAGGCCCACGAAGAGGAGTAG
- a CDS encoding alpha/beta hydrolase yields the protein MAWKTRAVACELVDPPFYRPQPLARVEATYRELAEGRDGDPGGTWRSEEVDGLQLWRFTRPTPSPGVVLLLHGFGDDRWGTSPALKWFPRLDAAIFTYRRRDDALRRGRPAPAVTFGAMESRDVVRMVHHLEASGIERRRILLLGRSLGASVGLLALADLEREGRGPLAGLIWEGAPASSRSFAERLVRGPEDRWWHVLAPPIGAAAAFAAGRMGGYAPADTDLLRRTDGMRLATPSLCFLATQDRLAPPEVQRYLSARFQHSHVVEVPTWHLHCAEILGPAYTTAIRSAVDEWFPLDAGRGPERPLPVR from the coding sequence ATGGCCTGGAAGACCCGCGCGGTGGCCTGCGAACTGGTGGATCCCCCCTTCTACCGGCCCCAGCCCCTGGCCCGGGTGGAGGCGACCTACCGGGAACTGGCCGAGGGCCGGGACGGCGATCCAGGAGGCACGTGGCGCAGCGAGGAGGTGGATGGCCTGCAGCTCTGGCGCTTCACCCGCCCCACCCCATCTCCGGGCGTCGTGCTCCTGCTCCACGGCTTTGGCGACGATCGCTGGGGCACCAGCCCCGCCCTCAAGTGGTTTCCCCGTCTCGATGCGGCCATCTTCACCTACCGCCGGCGGGATGATGCCTTGCGGAGAGGCAGGCCCGCCCCCGCCGTCACTTTCGGAGCCATGGAATCCAGGGATGTCGTCCGGATGGTTCATCACCTGGAGGCCTCTGGCATCGAACGCCGCCGGATCCTGCTGCTCGGGCGAAGCCTGGGCGCCTCGGTGGGCCTGCTGGCCCTGGCGGACCTGGAACGCGAAGGCCGGGGCCCCCTGGCTGGCCTCATCTGGGAGGGCGCCCCGGCCAGCAGCCGCAGCTTCGCGGAGCGTCTGGTGCGTGGACCCGAGGACCGCTGGTGGCATGTGCTCGCTCCGCCCATCGGGGCCGCGGCCGCCTTCGCCGCGGGACGCATGGGCGGCTACGCGCCTGCGGACACGGACCTGCTCCGCCGCACGGATGGCATGCGGTTGGCGACCCCCAGTCTATGTTTTCTGGCGACCCAGGACCGGCTGGCGCCGCCAGAGGTCCAAAGGTACCTGTCGGCCCGGTTCCAGCACAGCCACGTGGTCGAGGTGCCCACCTGGCACCTCCACTGCGCCGAGATCCTGGGCCCCGCCTACACGACCGCGATCCGTTCGGCGGTCGACGAGTGGTTTCCCCTGGACGCGGGAAGGGGCCCCGAGAGGCCCCTTCCCGTCCGCTGA
- a CDS encoding 2Fe-2S iron-sulfur cluster-binding protein, with the protein MARCLAAGLPVASACSGRGACGKCVITLLQGSDLLDPADAHEAEVLARNAAGPDQRLSCQLQVPAGEADLLFTTGYW; encoded by the coding sequence ATGGCCCGTTGCCTGGCCGCGGGCCTGCCGGTGGCCTCCGCCTGCTCTGGCCGGGGTGCCTGCGGCAAGTGCGTGATCACGCTCCTGCAAGGTTCGGACCTGCTCGACCCGGCTGATGCACATGAGGCCGAGGTCCTGGCGAGGAACGCTGCCGGACCGGATCAGCGCCTCAGCTGCCAGCTCCAGGTGCCGGCCGGGGAGGCCGACCTCCTCTTCACCACGGGCTACTGGTGA
- the ispF gene encoding 2-C-methyl-D-erythritol 2,4-cyclodiphosphate synthase has protein sequence MRVGQGFDVHRFAAPGEGRPLILMGCVIPHDRGLAGHSDADVMLHALMDALLGAAGLGDIGQHFPDTDAAYKGADSAGLLARVMGDLAERGWQVVNADVCLIGERPKIGPHRQQMRDRAALLLGLPPEAVNVKATTTEQLGFTGRGEGLAAQAVVLLQRS, from the coding sequence ATCCGGGTCGGCCAGGGTTTCGACGTCCACCGGTTCGCGGCGCCCGGAGAGGGCCGTCCCCTGATCCTGATGGGCTGCGTGATCCCCCATGACCGGGGCCTGGCCGGGCACAGCGATGCCGACGTGATGCTGCATGCCCTCATGGACGCCCTCCTGGGCGCCGCGGGACTCGGGGACATCGGCCAGCACTTCCCCGACACGGATGCCGCCTACAAGGGCGCAGACTCCGCCGGGCTTCTCGCCCGGGTCATGGGCGACCTGGCGGAGCGGGGCTGGCAGGTGGTGAACGCGGACGTCTGCCTCATCGGCGAGCGGCCGAAGATCGGCCCCCATCGCCAGCAGATGCGGGACCGGGCGGCGCTCCTCCTCGGGCTCCCACCCGAGGCGGTGAACGTGAAGGCCACCACCACGGAACAACTCGGCTTCACGGGCCGCGGCGAGGGTCTGGCCGCCCAGGCGGTCGTCCTGCTCCAGCGGTCATGA